A stretch of Antennarius striatus isolate MH-2024 chromosome 6, ASM4005453v1, whole genome shotgun sequence DNA encodes these proteins:
- the wdr74 gene encoding WD repeat-containing protein 74 — translation MGESSRLCSVWLGAETGILKGVSLSRKQAFNFCNTSHLSRDQEVRALCWGDEAESELLVGSVDGTVKTFSIEKGTFTESRRCGEPSEGCFTGLAALSGSAFVTCVECGTLRVWKEDSGDSVTEVNAGKNVCRMRQSPVHRHKVATGGKDNGLKIWDLENPKEPLFTTKNLRDDWLDLRRPYWVRDMAFIPDSDKVVTCTGYHQIHIFDPLSPQRRPVLEVEYGEYPLTALSLPASGNMVAVGNTHGQIALLDLRKGVVRGCLKGLAGSVRGLQCHPSMPVVASCGLDRFLRIHSLEDRKLQHKVYLKSKLNCLLLSSRDLEEAGAETGETECQELKQEEEGSDDEVWDTMEQVDEKAKRKTREEKEEVQPKMSKKRRKKGQD, via the exons ATGGGCGAGAGCAGCCGGCTGTGCTCGGTGTGGCTGGGCGCGGAGACCGGCATCCTGAAGGGGGTCAGTCTGTCCCGCAAACAGGCTTTCAACTTCTGCAACACGTCTCACCTGAGCCGTGACCAGGAGGTCCGGGCGCTGTGCTGGGGAGACGAGGCGGAGAGCGAGCTGCTAGTGGGCTCCGTGGACGGAACTGTGAAGACCTTCAGCATCGAGAAGGGGACCTTTACCGAGAGCCGGCGCTGCGGGGAACCGTCCGAGGGCTGCTTCACGGGGCTGGCCGCGCTCAGCGGCTCCGCGTTTGTCACCTGCGTAGAGTGCGGGACACTGCGGGTGTGGAAGGAGGACAGCGGCGACTCCGTGACGGAGGTCAACGCGGGAAAGAACGTCTGCAGGATGCGGCAGAGTCCGGTACACCGACACAAAGTCGCCACCGGCGGGAAGGACAATGGGTTAAAGATCTGGGACCTGGAGAATCCGAAGGAACCGCTGTTCACCACCAAGAACCTGCGGGATGACTGGTTGGATCTACGGCGGCCCTACTGGGTCAGAGACATGGCCTTCATCCCGGACTCGGACAAGGTGGTCACGTGCACAGGTTACCATCAG ATCCACATCTTTGACCCCTTGTCTCCTCAGCGCCGGCCCGTCCTGGAGGTGGAGTATGGCGAGTACCCGCTCACTGCTCTGTCCCTACCCGCCAGTGGTAACATGGTGGCAGTGGGAAACACCCACGGCCAGATCGCCTTGTTGGACCTGAGGAAAGGTGTGGTCCGCGGTTGTCTCAAGGGACTCGCGGGGAGCGTACGGGGGTTGCAGTGTCACCCCTCAATGCCTGTGGTGGCGTCATGTGGCCTGGACCGCTTCCTTCGAATCCACAGTCTGGAGGACCGCAAACTGCAGCACAAAGTCTACCTGAAGTCCAAACTCAACTGCCTCCTCCTTTCCAGCAGAGACCTGGAAGAGGCAGGGGCTGAGACAGGGGAGACAGAATGCCAGGAGctgaagcaggaggaggaggggagcgATGATGAGGTGTGGGACACCATGGAGCAGGTAGATGAGAAGgcaaagagaaagacaagagaagaaaaggaggaggtaCAGCCGAAGATGagcaagaagagaagaaagaaaggacAAGACTGA